Proteins encoded within one genomic window of Halocatena marina:
- a CDS encoding class I SAM-dependent methyltransferase, with translation MTNDSNTKPDGMTRLESILYPIFGRPTGLLGRLGGRMMAGRKTDTIERVVELLSIRPTDHVLEVGFGPGDGIQIASTVASEGFVAGVDYSRPMVEMAHDRNAAAIETGSVELQYGAAADLPYEDDRFDRAFSINSMQLWPDACAGLEEMRRVLKPGGTIALAFTSHAHQSRDELVSVLSKAGFEDVQIDENDDTLYVISRI, from the coding sequence ATGACAAACGATTCAAACACGAAGCCGGATGGGATGACTCGCTTAGAATCCATCCTCTATCCGATCTTCGGGCGTCCGACTGGTCTGTTGGGTCGGCTTGGAGGCCGGATGATGGCTGGTAGAAAAACCGACACGATCGAGCGGGTGGTAGAACTGCTGTCGATTCGGCCAACCGATCACGTTCTCGAAGTTGGATTCGGACCAGGGGATGGCATTCAGATTGCCTCGACAGTAGCCTCGGAAGGATTCGTTGCAGGAGTTGATTATTCCCGTCCGATGGTCGAGATGGCACACGATCGGAATGCAGCTGCTATCGAGACGGGATCAGTCGAACTCCAATACGGTGCTGCTGCTGATCTACCCTACGAAGACGACAGGTTCGATCGGGCGTTTTCGATCAACTCGATGCAACTCTGGCCCGACGCGTGCGCAGGACTCGAAGAGATGCGACGCGTTCTGAAGCCGGGGGGAACAATTGCGCTCGCGTTTACTTCGCATGCTCACCAATCGCGTGACGAACTGGTAAGTGTTCTCTCTAAGGCGGGCTTCGAAGACGTCCAGATCGACGAGAATGATGATACACTCTACGTGATTTCAAGAATTTGA
- a CDS encoding 5'-deoxyadenosine deaminase: MLLVGTVVVDSSTVIHDGAVVVEGSTIESVGERADIIERYPDHERAEYDVLLPGLVGGHIHSVQSLGRGIADDTELLDWLFDYILPMEASLSADEMELAAKLGYLELIESGTTTCIDHLSVAHADRAFEAAGELGIRGVLGKVLMDKNAPDELLEDTDTGINETERLIRAYHDSFDGRLRYAVTPRFAVSCTEDCLRSARAIADKYDGVRIHTHASENRDEIAKVKESTGKRNIHWLDEVGLTGEDVVLAHCVWTDESEREVLAETGTNVTYCPSSNMKLASGIAPILDYLDRGINVALGNDGPPCNNTLDPFTEMRQASLLQKVEHLDPTATPASAIFDMATINGAAAAGIDRVGALREGWRADIIGLRTDITRATPLHDVLSHLVFAARGDDVQFTMVDGRVLMENGTVTCVDADAIREETTEISSNLDIKQSVTY; this comes from the coding sequence ATGTTGCTCGTAGGTACGGTTGTCGTGGATTCGTCCACGGTCATCCACGACGGGGCAGTCGTCGTGGAAGGTTCAACTATCGAGAGCGTGGGTGAACGTGCGGATATCATCGAACGGTATCCGGACCACGAGCGAGCGGAGTACGATGTTCTCCTACCGGGACTTGTTGGGGGGCATATTCACTCGGTACAGAGTCTTGGGCGTGGGATTGCTGATGATACTGAACTGCTCGACTGGCTGTTCGATTACATCCTTCCGATGGAAGCTTCGCTGTCAGCTGATGAGATGGAGCTGGCCGCAAAACTCGGCTATCTAGAGTTGATCGAAAGCGGGACGACGACGTGCATTGATCACCTCTCTGTCGCCCACGCAGACCGTGCCTTCGAGGCTGCTGGTGAGCTCGGTATTCGCGGGGTTCTTGGGAAGGTACTCATGGACAAAAATGCACCAGATGAGCTTCTCGAAGACACCGACACGGGGATCAACGAGACTGAACGGCTCATTCGAGCGTATCACGACTCGTTCGACGGTCGCCTTCGATACGCAGTGACGCCGCGGTTTGCAGTCTCGTGTACAGAAGACTGTCTTCGAAGCGCGCGAGCGATTGCTGATAAGTACGACGGTGTTCGGATTCATACACACGCAAGCGAGAACCGCGACGAAATTGCAAAAGTGAAGGAGAGCACTGGAAAGCGTAACATTCACTGGCTGGACGAGGTCGGACTCACGGGTGAAGATGTCGTGCTCGCACACTGTGTCTGGACCGATGAGAGCGAGCGCGAGGTGCTCGCTGAGACAGGAACGAACGTGACTTACTGCCCGTCGTCGAATATGAAACTGGCTAGTGGAATTGCCCCGATTCTGGACTATCTCGATCGCGGTATCAACGTTGCCCTTGGAAACGACGGTCCACCGTGTAATAACACACTCGACCCGTTCACCGAAATGAGGCAGGCCAGCCTCCTCCAAAAAGTTGAGCACCTCGATCCGACGGCGACACCGGCGAGCGCGATCTTCGATATGGCAACGATTAATGGGGCAGCAGCGGCAGGCATCGATCGCGTCGGTGCGTTACGAGAGGGCTGGCGTGCAGATATAATCGGGCTCCGAACGGATATTACCCGAGCGACACCACTCCACGATGTGTTGTCCCATCTCGTGTTCGCCGCGCGTGGTGACGATGTGCAGTTTACGATGGTCGACGGACGCGTGCTCATGGAGAACGGTACCGTCACGTGTGTTGATGCCGACGCCATCCGTGAGGAAACCACCGAGATTAGTTCTAACTTGGACATCAAACAGTCCGTCACCTACTAA
- a CDS encoding aldo/keto reductase gives MDIAEPFRLGLGTYTSAGDENCTQSVATALDVGYRHVDTAQVYGNEESVGEGIRQSSVPRKDIFLATKTVHHDVPGPEYEDILQAVDGCLQRLGVETVELLYVHWPTGIYDPAVTLPAFDELYDTGTIGHIGVSNFEPHQLDEAREILDAPIFAHQVEMHPLLQQDELRAYAQRHDHTLVAYAPIARGEVFDVPELTTIADKHGVSEAQVSLAWLLEKDVVPIPKASSEAHLRENFEARSLSLDTEDIEQIDAIEQEERLIDPDRAPWNQ, from the coding sequence ATGGATATCGCCGAACCGTTCAGATTGGGGCTGGGGACGTACACCAGTGCTGGCGACGAGAACTGCACACAAAGCGTTGCGACTGCACTGGATGTGGGTTACCGACACGTCGACACCGCGCAGGTGTACGGAAACGAAGAAAGTGTAGGTGAAGGGATCCGCCAATCGTCTGTTCCACGCAAAGACATCTTCCTTGCGACCAAGACGGTTCATCACGATGTTCCTGGGCCTGAGTACGAGGACATTTTGCAAGCGGTTGATGGCTGTCTTCAACGGCTCGGTGTCGAAACCGTCGAGTTGCTCTATGTGCATTGGCCGACAGGCATCTATGATCCTGCGGTTACACTTCCAGCATTCGATGAATTGTACGATACAGGGACGATCGGTCATATTGGTGTGAGCAACTTCGAGCCTCACCAACTCGACGAGGCTCGTGAGATACTCGATGCACCGATTTTTGCTCATCAGGTCGAAATGCATCCACTACTTCAGCAGGATGAATTGCGCGCGTACGCTCAGCGTCACGATCACACTCTCGTCGCGTACGCTCCTATCGCAAGAGGTGAGGTGTTCGATGTCCCCGAACTGACTACGATCGCTGATAAACACGGCGTGAGCGAAGCACAGGTCAGCCTCGCGTGGCTGTTAGAGAAAGACGTTGTACCGATTCCGAAGGCAAGTAGTGAGGCACACCTTCGGGAGAATTTCGAGGCACGATCCCTGTCGCTCGATACGGAGGACATTGAGCAGATCGATGCGATCGAGCAAGAAGAACGGCTCATCGACCCCGACAGAGCACCGTGGAACCAGTGA
- the ppc gene encoding phosphoenolpyruvate carboxylase encodes MELHSRGVRQDVRELGSLLGDVLAAQASDEAFEAVEALRTTAIEYRRDDRTSREVLRENIASLSPEHRRSVARAFTTYFELINLAEERERVRAVRTESQNQTLEGSFDDVVAALDDVDSATVQQIVDDVLIEPTFTAHPTEARRKTIKAKLRSIAAMLERLDEQSHTDIERAHLERELDAAVTSLWQTAQIRSRRPTPDDEAHNVQWYLENVLFDVIGDVYTEFESVLERDIDASIAVPKLFEFRSWAGSDRDGNPHVTPDVTSRTLARQQSLVLERYREELDTLSGVLSQDRARLSIDAAFRESLQEDRDALPSVAVTAEEAYPDEPYRQKVRLMYERLDRIDDVRPGGYDAPDEFDADLRELIDSLRANGADSIVDAYLVPLRRKVETFGFTLANLDLRDHRENHTAAVQETLEREGLDYGTLNENERIALLTDAVLQEQPVIDLTETGGLSETTTRVCDRFTHLSDWQAEYGSGAIDSYCISMTEQPSHVLEVLFLADQAGVVSLPEYSGLNIVPLLETKSALSNADDIMGTLFENDAYSQTLALRGNTQEIMLGYSDSNKENGFLAANWALYRNQRRLGAITDAHDVDLRLFHGRGGSISRGGGPMNEALLALPRETVTGEVKFTEQGEAIAEKYANPRIAERNLEQMLTAQLRSRLRSLNDPEEPIRSEWRDAMATMSETARTEYQELLETDGFVAYFEQATPITVIETLNLGSRPASRSDERTVEDLRAIPWVFSWTQSRCILPGWYGLAAGIDAYLEDGGDVETLQEMYSEWPFFRTTLDNAALAIARTDMEIAAEYATLADDTLRDRIFPRLTAEHERAAELVLTITDRTHLIDREWLRESLERRNPYVDPLNLLQVRLLETTERTSEEERALRLTINGIAAGMKNTG; translated from the coding sequence ATGGAATTACACAGCAGAGGCGTTCGCCAAGACGTTCGTGAGCTTGGTTCGTTGCTCGGTGATGTATTAGCAGCACAGGCATCTGATGAAGCATTTGAGGCAGTCGAAGCCCTTCGCACGACAGCGATTGAGTACCGACGGGATGACCGTACCTCACGAGAGGTATTGCGCGAGAATATCGCATCACTTTCTCCCGAGCATCGACGCAGCGTTGCTCGTGCGTTTACGACATATTTCGAGCTAATTAACCTCGCAGAGGAGCGCGAGCGTGTTCGAGCTGTTCGAACCGAGTCTCAGAACCAGACACTCGAAGGGAGCTTCGATGACGTAGTGGCAGCCCTCGATGATGTGGATTCAGCAACTGTTCAACAGATCGTCGATGATGTGTTGATTGAGCCGACGTTCACGGCTCATCCAACGGAAGCGCGCCGCAAAACGATAAAGGCAAAGCTCAGATCGATTGCGGCCATGCTCGAACGGCTCGATGAACAGTCACATACTGATATCGAACGAGCGCATCTCGAACGCGAACTCGATGCAGCAGTGACGAGTCTTTGGCAGACCGCACAGATTCGTAGTCGCCGTCCGACACCGGACGATGAAGCACACAACGTCCAGTGGTATCTCGAAAATGTTCTCTTCGATGTCATTGGTGATGTTTATACTGAGTTCGAATCGGTCCTCGAACGCGATATCGATGCGTCGATCGCTGTGCCGAAGCTGTTCGAATTCCGGTCATGGGCGGGCAGTGACCGAGACGGCAATCCGCACGTGACACCTGATGTGACGTCTCGCACACTCGCTCGACAGCAGTCGCTCGTTCTCGAACGATATCGTGAGGAACTCGATACGCTCTCAGGGGTATTGAGTCAGGACCGTGCACGGCTTTCGATCGACGCTGCGTTCCGAGAGTCGCTTCAGGAAGATCGTGATGCGCTTCCCAGTGTGGCCGTGACGGCCGAAGAGGCGTATCCTGACGAACCGTACCGCCAGAAAGTTCGACTGATGTACGAACGTCTCGACCGGATCGATGACGTTCGTCCCGGTGGGTACGACGCGCCAGACGAATTCGACGCAGATCTGCGTGAACTGATCGATAGCCTCCGAGCCAACGGTGCAGACTCGATCGTCGATGCGTATCTTGTCCCGCTCCGGCGGAAGGTCGAGACGTTTGGGTTCACCCTTGCGAACTTGGACCTGCGTGACCACCGTGAAAATCATACTGCTGCCGTCCAGGAGACACTCGAACGCGAGGGGCTCGATTACGGCACACTCAATGAGAACGAGCGAATTGCTCTTCTCACTGATGCGGTCCTTCAAGAACAGCCGGTCATCGATCTTACCGAAACGGGTGGACTGTCCGAAACAACAACGCGTGTTTGTGATCGATTTACTCACCTCTCGGATTGGCAGGCAGAGTACGGCAGTGGAGCCATCGATTCTTACTGTATCAGCATGACCGAGCAACCAAGCCACGTTCTCGAAGTGTTGTTTCTCGCTGATCAGGCCGGGGTTGTTTCGCTTCCAGAGTACTCCGGACTAAACATTGTTCCGCTGCTCGAAACCAAGAGTGCGCTCTCTAATGCGGACGACATCATGGGAACGCTGTTCGAGAACGACGCGTACTCACAAACGCTCGCACTTCGTGGAAACACCCAGGAGATCATGCTCGGCTATTCTGATTCAAACAAGGAAAACGGATTTCTCGCGGCTAACTGGGCGCTCTATCGCAACCAACGACGACTTGGAGCTATCACCGATGCACACGATGTCGATCTCCGGCTATTCCACGGCCGAGGAGGTTCAATTTCGCGTGGGGGTGGACCGATGAACGAAGCGCTGCTCGCGCTCCCTCGTGAGACAGTTACTGGCGAGGTGAAATTCACCGAACAAGGGGAAGCAATTGCGGAAAAATACGCCAACCCTCGCATTGCCGAGCGAAACCTCGAACAGATGCTCACAGCCCAGCTTCGTTCACGGCTTCGCTCTCTGAACGACCCAGAAGAGCCGATCCGATCGGAGTGGCGTGACGCGATGGCCACGATGTCCGAGACGGCACGCACGGAATACCAAGAGCTGCTCGAAACCGACGGCTTTGTCGCCTACTTCGAACAGGCAACGCCGATTACGGTCATTGAAACGCTCAATCTTGGTTCGCGTCCAGCCTCCCGATCTGACGAACGTACTGTTGAGGACCTTCGTGCAATCCCGTGGGTGTTCTCGTGGACGCAATCACGATGTATTCTCCCAGGATGGTACGGGCTCGCTGCTGGCATCGACGCCTATCTCGAAGACGGCGGTGACGTCGAAACCCTGCAGGAGATGTATTCGGAATGGCCATTCTTCCGAACGACGCTCGATAATGCAGCGCTTGCGATTGCGCGCACAGATATGGAAATTGCCGCCGAATACGCGACTCTCGCTGACGACACACTCCGCGATCGAATCTTCCCCCGGCTGACCGCAGAACACGAACGCGCAGCCGAACTCGTGTTGACGATCACGGATCGAACTCACCTCATTGATCGTGAATGGCTCCGAGAGAGTCTCGAACGACGCAACCCGTACGTTGATCCGCTCAATCTCTTGCAAGTCCGTCTCCTCGAAACGACCGAACGCACGTCAGAAGAAGAGCGTGCGCTTCGACTAACAATTAATGGGATTGCTGCAGGTATGAAAAACACGGGCTGA
- a CDS encoding thiamine pyrophosphate-binding protein, giving the protein MSDSQTGADLFVDALSQYGVSRVFGNPGTTELPVLNALADSNLEYVLGLHEDIAVGMAAGYASTRRYHGHNQEHDQDAHANPPVGVVNLHITPGLAHGLGNLFAAKWAGAPVVVTAGNHELDFRHEEPLLSGDLEAMVEQFTKFSAEVTDVNALPLLLRRAFRTALTPPMGPVFLALPMDVMLAETDDEPQRLGAVPNAGRGDPAQLEQAATALAEATEPMLVVGDHVARAGAVDSGVELAEATGARVHGEILACEVNFPGDHEQWLSYLPPAEGIASMLMNTDTIVFVGCSTNTTLMRHENALVDDATTCIHISDAPAEIGKRQPADVAIIGDPGLVMDDLAERVQQRLSDEKREERLESVRTMKQSISGIVKSMGEDETPAGETRASKAELVDTMRSVAPECYIVDEGITAKYPLLTRWPMSKQQFISNKGGGLGYGLPASVGAAIAEAETDDPRDVVGYIGDGSYLYYPQTLYTAARYDIDLTVVVPDNRNYRILKDNTNAIFGGDDEDHTFVGMDFEPPVDIPMNAESHGARGHLVETPDEIEETFEETLSTTGPDVLDVLVHD; this is encoded by the coding sequence ATGAGTGACAGTCAGACGGGTGCGGATCTGTTCGTGGATGCCCTTTCTCAGTACGGCGTGTCTCGCGTCTTCGGGAACCCTGGGACGACCGAGCTACCGGTCTTGAATGCGCTTGCCGACAGCAACCTCGAATACGTGCTCGGCTTACACGAAGACATCGCGGTCGGAATGGCTGCTGGATACGCGAGCACGCGTCGGTATCACGGTCATAACCAAGAGCACGACCAAGACGCTCACGCTAATCCTCCAGTTGGTGTCGTGAACCTCCATATTACACCGGGACTGGCTCACGGTCTCGGCAATCTCTTCGCGGCGAAGTGGGCCGGCGCACCCGTTGTTGTCACTGCTGGCAACCACGAGCTCGATTTCCGCCACGAAGAGCCGCTTCTGTCTGGAGATCTCGAAGCGATGGTCGAACAGTTCACAAAATTCAGCGCGGAAGTCACCGACGTGAATGCCCTGCCCCTCCTCCTCAGACGAGCGTTTCGAACCGCACTTACACCTCCGATGGGGCCGGTCTTTCTCGCGCTCCCAATGGACGTAATGTTGGCCGAGACCGACGACGAGCCACAGCGACTCGGTGCAGTTCCGAACGCGGGACGCGGTGATCCTGCACAACTGGAGCAGGCCGCTACTGCGCTCGCCGAGGCAACGGAACCGATGCTCGTCGTCGGCGATCACGTCGCTCGCGCTGGCGCGGTTGATTCGGGAGTCGAACTCGCCGAAGCAACAGGTGCCCGCGTCCACGGCGAGATTCTCGCCTGTGAAGTCAACTTCCCCGGAGATCACGAACAGTGGCTCTCCTACCTACCGCCCGCAGAAGGAATCGCGTCGATGTTAATGAACACCGACACGATCGTTTTCGTCGGCTGTTCGACCAACACGACGCTCATGCGCCACGAGAACGCGCTCGTCGACGACGCAACCACCTGCATTCATATCAGCGACGCCCCAGCAGAAATCGGAAAACGACAGCCCGCTGATGTCGCTATTATCGGGGATCCGGGCCTCGTGATGGATGACCTCGCAGAGCGCGTCCAGCAGCGACTGTCCGATGAAAAACGCGAAGAACGACTCGAATCTGTGCGGACGATGAAGCAATCAATTTCGGGGATCGTCAAGTCGATGGGTGAAGACGAGACGCCAGCGGGAGAGACGCGCGCCTCGAAGGCCGAACTTGTCGATACGATGCGCTCGGTCGCACCAGAGTGCTATATTGTCGACGAAGGCATTACAGCCAAATATCCGCTGTTGACTCGGTGGCCAATGAGCAAACAGCAGTTCATCTCGAATAAGGGCGGCGGTCTGGGTTACGGTCTTCCTGCAAGCGTCGGAGCGGCAATCGCAGAGGCAGAAACCGATGATCCGAGAGACGTAGTCGGGTACATCGGTGACGGATCCTACCTCTACTATCCACAGACGCTGTACACCGCTGCTCGTTACGACATCGATCTAACGGTTGTGGTCCCTGACAACCGGAACTATCGGATTCTGAAGGACAACACGAACGCAATCTTCGGTGGGGATGACGAGGATCACACCTTCGTTGGGATGGATTTCGAACCACCAGTCGACATTCCGATGAACGCCGAAAGTCATGGCGCACGAGGACACCTCGTCGAGACGCCCGACGAAATCGAGGAAACGTTCGAAGAGACACTCTCTACCACCGGACCGGACGTGCTTGACGTACTGGTGCACGACTAA
- a CDS encoding TIGR04024 family LLM class F420-dependent oxidoreductase, which yields MSTREVSLPVASQPSADAFVALAQRAESLGYDRAWLPETWGRDVVTMLATIAARTDEIGIGPSIMPVYSRSPALIAQTAATLQEVSQGRFRLGLGPSGPLVIENWHGVPFVRPLRYTRETIEIVTRILSGEEVTYNGELFDLSGFRLRCDSPEPRPRIDAAGMAPKSVELAGRFADGWHALMLTPDGFRDRLDDLQRGAELGGRDPDAVRTTLSLTCCALDDGERARKLVRQHIVFYVGSMGTFYRDSLARQGYEETAHEIYDRWQNGDREGAMNAMSDDLLDQLAVAGTPSAARDRIETFAALDGVDALSVSFPRAGKRDDIDATLDTLAPE from the coding sequence ATGAGCACAAGAGAGGTATCGCTCCCAGTCGCGTCGCAACCGAGCGCCGATGCGTTCGTAGCACTGGCCCAGCGCGCCGAATCATTAGGATACGACCGAGCGTGGCTTCCCGAGACGTGGGGCCGCGACGTGGTGACGATGCTTGCGACCATCGCTGCACGGACCGACGAGATTGGTATCGGTCCGAGCATCATGCCGGTCTACTCCCGTTCGCCTGCCCTCATCGCGCAGACGGCTGCCACACTGCAAGAAGTTTCACAGGGGCGATTCCGGCTCGGTCTCGGACCGAGCGGCCCGCTCGTTATCGAGAACTGGCACGGTGTGCCGTTCGTCCGTCCCCTCCGATACACCCGCGAAACGATAGAGATCGTCACACGAATTCTCTCGGGTGAAGAAGTGACGTACAACGGCGAGCTATTCGATCTTTCGGGCTTTCGATTGCGCTGTGATTCGCCCGAACCACGCCCACGAATTGATGCGGCGGGCATGGCACCGAAATCGGTGGAGCTGGCAGGTCGATTTGCTGATGGCTGGCACGCACTCATGCTAACGCCCGACGGGTTCCGTGACCGGTTGGACGATCTCCAGCGCGGAGCCGAACTCGGAGGACGCGACCCGGACGCCGTTCGAACGACGCTCTCTCTCACCTGCTGTGCACTCGATGACGGCGAGCGGGCGCGAAAGCTCGTTCGACAACACATCGTTTTCTACGTCGGATCGATGGGAACCTTCTATCGAGATTCGCTCGCTCGACAGGGGTACGAAGAGACCGCACACGAAATCTACGACCGGTGGCAGAACGGCGACCGGGAAGGAGCGATGAATGCAATGTCGGATGATTTACTCGACCAACTAGCGGTCGCCGGAACACCGAGTGCAGCCCGCGATCGGATCGAAACGTTCGCGGCACTCGATGGTGTGGATGCACTTTCCGTTTCTTTCCCCCGTGCTGGCAAACGAGATGACATCGACGCAACCCTTGATACACTCGCTCCAGAATAA
- a CDS encoding SDR family NAD(P)-dependent oxidoreductase, producing MRTDQFSVDGKTVLITGSSQGIGKVTAERFAADGARVVVSSRSQEKIDSVVADIEERDVPGEAIAVECDVRERDAVEALIEATVEEFGGLDVLVNNAGASFMANFEGISENGWKTIVDINLHGTYHCSQAAGEYMRENGGTIVNLASVAGTEGAPYMSHYSAAKAAVVNLTRTLAFEWASDDVRVNCIAPGFVATPGVEAQMGVTADTIDRSTVERRMGLSEEISDTIQFLASPASSYITGETIVARGVPDIMETPDV from the coding sequence GTGAGGACCGATCAGTTCAGTGTCGACGGGAAAACAGTACTCATCACGGGTTCCTCGCAGGGAATCGGGAAAGTAACCGCAGAACGATTTGCGGCCGACGGTGCACGCGTTGTTGTCTCTTCTCGTTCACAGGAGAAGATCGACAGCGTTGTGGCCGACATCGAAGAACGTGATGTCCCTGGTGAGGCAATTGCGGTCGAATGTGACGTCCGCGAACGCGATGCTGTCGAGGCACTCATCGAGGCGACCGTCGAGGAGTTCGGTGGTCTTGACGTGCTCGTGAACAACGCGGGAGCGAGCTTCATGGCGAACTTCGAGGGCATTTCTGAGAACGGCTGGAAAACGATCGTCGACATCAACCTCCACGGAACGTACCATTGCTCACAGGCCGCTGGGGAATACATGCGCGAAAATGGTGGAACCATCGTCAACCTCGCTAGTGTTGCCGGGACCGAGGGAGCACCGTACATGAGCCATTACTCGGCTGCGAAAGCGGCGGTCGTGAACCTCACCCGGACGCTCGCGTTCGAGTGGGCGAGCGACGACGTTCGAGTAAACTGTATTGCTCCGGGGTTCGTTGCTACCCCCGGTGTTGAAGCGCAAATGGGCGTTACTGCAGATACGATCGATCGATCGACGGTGGAGCGACGGATGGGCCTGAGTGAGGAAATTTCTGACACGATCCAATTTCTCGCTAGCCCTGCCTCTTCGTATATCACAGGTGAAACGATCGTGGCTCGCGGCGTTCCCGACATCATGGAAACGCCTGACGTATGA
- a CDS encoding MBL fold metallo-hydrolase produces the protein MKQCERVVPIHRIEYDVNWPPGHVAGYLVDCDDPVLIDAGMPDSGSEEQLRETLGEHGHELSDIEHLVLTHPHIDHIGQVPTIIEAASPTIYAPIGVQERFARDLSALEEIVRKNGKAAGFADGELDLLVGKAVESLRRNRELLPIESVDVWVDHGETITVGGTSVDVLHTPGHQADHCCYLVGLNDERVLVSGDMAIEPFRPVVLHAGLDRGVETAIDEFHTALDRLESLDVDRVYPGHGPSHTGFDDAIKRDRASLNRMLDRTVKTLQNDSDHEHDHDRSSASYPRLKTAAEIAEERAGGRDTTYIAAEVVAALRHLEKEKRIEAVTTDGVRRYRSR, from the coding sequence ATGAAACAGTGCGAGCGGGTCGTCCCGATTCATCGAATTGAGTACGATGTCAACTGGCCACCGGGACACGTCGCAGGATATCTTGTCGACTGTGATGATCCGGTCCTGATCGACGCCGGAATGCCAGATTCGGGCAGTGAGGAACAACTACGCGAGACGCTCGGCGAGCATGGACACGAACTCAGTGATATCGAACATCTCGTCCTCACTCATCCACACATCGATCACATCGGGCAGGTACCGACGATCATCGAAGCCGCTTCACCGACGATCTACGCGCCAATCGGTGTGCAAGAACGGTTCGCTCGTGATCTCTCAGCACTCGAAGAAATCGTCCGAAAGAACGGGAAAGCAGCGGGATTCGCGGACGGAGAACTCGACCTGCTCGTCGGAAAAGCGGTCGAATCACTCCGGCGCAACCGCGAACTCCTCCCAATCGAGAGCGTCGACGTGTGGGTCGATCATGGTGAGACGATCACTGTTGGGGGCACGTCCGTGGATGTCCTCCACACACCGGGCCATCAGGCGGATCACTGTTGTTATCTCGTCGGACTGAACGACGAGCGCGTGCTCGTTTCCGGTGATATGGCTATTGAACCGTTCCGACCAGTCGTCCTCCATGCCGGTCTCGATCGAGGCGTCGAAACCGCGATCGACGAATTCCACACGGCACTCGATCGACTCGAATCGCTCGACGTTGATCGAGTCTACCCCGGTCACGGACCATCGCACACTGGCTTTGATGACGCCATCAAACGAGACCGAGCGAGCCTCAATCGAATGCTCGATCGAACCGTCAAAACACTCCAAAACGACTCTGACCACGAACACGATCACGATCGATCCTCGGCGTCGTATCCGCGTTTGAAGACTGCAGCCGAAATCGCTGAAGAGCGTGCTGGTGGCCGGGATACCACGTACATCGCTGCTGAAGTCGTCGCTGCGCTCAGACACCTCGAAAAAGAGAAACGGATTGAGGCGGTAACGACTGACGGCGTTCGTCGGTATCGATCACGATGA
- a CDS encoding HAD family hydrolase — MTEYDGVFFDIGGVILDLASVREGHIELLARIADQEGIEDVESLIADWRSSLGEYFNGRDGTEYRRAKIGYQRAIDAAVGYEVPEETWLTAFEAASEECLQPNPNAVETIRSLDQMDVYLGIISDIDTWEADAILTRFGVVDRFDHITTSEEIGRTKPDPAMFDAALEKASVEPECALYIGDRYKHDMQGGTRAGLVTVAYGNSAVEHAGSESVDYTVDDLSVLCDLIEGQQPNHARR, encoded by the coding sequence ATGACCGAATACGACGGAGTGTTCTTCGATATCGGCGGGGTCATTCTCGATCTTGCGTCCGTTCGAGAAGGCCACATTGAATTACTCGCACGGATTGCCGATCAAGAAGGGATTGAAGACGTAGAATCGCTTATCGCGGACTGGCGATCATCGCTCGGTGAGTATTTTAACGGGCGCGATGGCACCGAGTACCGACGGGCGAAGATCGGGTATCAACGTGCTATCGACGCTGCCGTCGGCTACGAGGTCCCAGAAGAAACGTGGCTGACAGCCTTCGAAGCTGCGAGTGAAGAGTGCTTACAACCAAATCCGAACGCAGTCGAGACGATTCGATCACTCGATCAAATGGACGTGTATCTCGGAATTATATCGGATATCGACACGTGGGAAGCAGACGCGATACTCACACGGTTTGGGGTTGTGGACCGGTTCGATCATATCACGACCTCCGAGGAGATCGGCCGAACGAAGCCAGATCCAGCGATGTTCGACGCAGCACTCGAAAAGGCCTCCGTTGAACCCGAATGCGCACTGTATATCGGAGACCGTTACAAGCACGACATGCAGGGTGGCACACGAGCCGGACTGGTCACCGTAGCGTACGGCAACAGCGCTGTCGAACACGCGGGCAGTGAGAGTGTCGATTACACCGTTGATGATCTCTCCGTGCTCTGTGATCTTATCGAGGGGCAACAACCAAACCACGCCCGACGGTGA